A genomic window from Deltaproteobacteria bacterium CG11_big_fil_rev_8_21_14_0_20_42_23 includes:
- a CDS encoding thioredoxin encodes MKTRHWIFLIIAGIALFAMSAFYYASRPGKGDIAPVLELQPLHASEAKLEHFQGKITLLHFWATWCGPCQGEIPSLEKLYQTLPAEQFQLFAVSEDTGEHLKEKIEWFQKQIPFSFPVFVDPQGKAADAYAIFALPETIVIDRSGTIVKRFEGAQDWNDEKLVQYLLGL; translated from the coding sequence ATGAAAACACGTCATTGGATTTTTTTGATCATAGCCGGCATTGCACTTTTTGCGATGTCGGCATTTTATTATGCATCGCGCCCAGGAAAGGGCGATATAGCGCCGGTTTTAGAGCTGCAGCCTTTGCATGCTTCAGAAGCAAAGCTTGAACATTTTCAAGGCAAAATTACACTTTTACATTTTTGGGCAACATGGTGTGGGCCTTGTCAGGGCGAAATTCCATCACTTGAAAAATTGTATCAAACTTTGCCGGCAGAACAGTTTCAACTTTTTGCTGTTTCTGAAGACACCGGCGAACATTTAAAAGAAAAAATTGAATGGTTTCAAAAACAAATTCCCTTTAGCTTTCCTGTCTTTGTTGATCCCCAGGGAAAAGCTGCTGATGCTTACGCCATTTTTGCATTGCCGGAAACAATTGTGATTGATAGAAGCGGGACCATTGTAAAACGTTTTGAAGGTGCACAAGATTGGAACGATGAAAAATTAGTGCAGTATCTTTTGGGGCTGTAG
- a CDS encoding 50S ribosomal protein L17, translating into MRHRNSGRKLGMKSAHRKAMFANMVSSLIMHDRIETTLPKAKELRCIADKLVTLSKEGTLHARRRALALIRDKAAVEKAFSTLAERFATRQGGYTRIYRLGFRHGDAAPMALIEYLNETSLSAPAPTKEKAKKSAEASTKEAAPKKKATKKAAPKKKAAAKKA; encoded by the coding sequence ATGAGACATAGAAATTCGGGAAGAAAATTAGGAATGAAATCAGCACATCGCAAAGCGATGTTTGCGAATATGGTGAGCTCTCTCATAATGCACGATCGCATTGAAACAACGCTTCCAAAAGCAAAAGAATTGCGCTGTATTGCTGATAAACTGGTAACGCTCAGCAAAGAAGGTACTTTGCACGCGCGCAGAAGAGCTCTTGCTCTAATTCGTGACAAAGCTGCTGTGGAAAAAGCTTTTTCTACATTGGCAGAACGTTTTGCAACAAGACAAGGTGGATACACTCGCATTTATCGTCTTGGCTTTCGTCATGGTGACGCGGCTCCAATGGCATTGATTGAATATCTCAACGAAACGTCATTGTCTGCTCCAGCTCCAACGAAAGAAAAAGCGAAAAAATCTGCTGAAGCTTCAACAAAAGAAGCTGCTCCAAAAAAGAAAGCGACCAAAAAAGCGGCGCCAAAGAAAAAAGCTGCAGCTAAAAAAGCATAA
- a CDS encoding DNA-directed RNA polymerase subunit alpha — MHRNWRRMIRPKNVELETSATAANYGKFVARPLERGFGITIGNSLRRVLLSSLQGAAVTSVRFDKVEHEFSTLEGIAEDITDIVLNFKQLRLNLHEGDSAVVRVDAKGPLKLTAGDLQLPPSITVLNPDLHIATLAEGAHLKGELTVRTGKGYVPAERNKRETDPLGTIPLDAIFSPIVRCNYHVTNARVGQRTDYDKLTLEVWTDGSLTPDEAVAYSAKILKEQLQLFINFDEVDEPTEDERYSEDKPQLNENLYRRVDELELSVRSANCLQNANIRHIGELCQKSETEMLKTKNFGRKSLNEIKEILTEMGLSLGMKIDGFDISDADKFKPKDVE, encoded by the coding sequence ATGCATCGCAATTGGAGAAGAATGATTCGTCCGAAAAATGTAGAGTTGGAAACAAGTGCAACAGCAGCAAACTACGGAAAATTTGTAGCGCGTCCATTAGAGCGTGGTTTTGGAATTACCATCGGAAATTCCCTCAGAAGAGTGTTACTTTCATCTCTTCAAGGTGCGGCCGTAACTTCAGTTCGATTTGATAAAGTTGAACACGAATTTTCAACCTTAGAAGGTATTGCTGAAGATATTACTGATATCGTTTTGAACTTTAAACAACTTCGTTTGAATTTACACGAAGGTGACAGTGCGGTTGTAAGAGTTGATGCAAAAGGTCCACTCAAACTTACTGCTGGTGATTTGCAACTTCCACCATCAATTACCGTTTTGAATCCTGATCTTCACATTGCAACACTTGCAGAAGGTGCGCATCTTAAAGGTGAACTCACGGTAAGAACAGGTAAAGGCTACGTTCCAGCTGAAAGAAACAAACGCGAAACAGATCCACTTGGAACCATTCCTCTTGATGCTATTTTTTCTCCTATCGTTCGTTGCAACTATCACGTTACGAATGCTCGCGTGGGGCAAAGAACTGACTATGACAAGCTTACGCTGGAAGTATGGACAGATGGCTCTCTTACGCCAGATGAAGCAGTTGCGTACTCTGCAAAAATTTTGAAAGAGCAGCTCCAATTGTTCATCAACTTTGATGAAGTTGACGAGCCAACCGAAGACGAACGTTACAGCGAAGATAAACCACAGCTTAACGAAAATTTATATCGCCGAGTTGATGAGCTAGAACTTTCAGTTCGTTCTGCCAATTGTTTACAAAATGCAAACATTCGCCACATTGGTGAATTGTGCCAAAAATCTGAAACTGAAATGCTAAAAACAAAAAACTTTGGAAGAAAATCACTGAACGAAATCAAAGAAATTTTGACTGAAATGGGACTTTCTCTTGGAATGAAAATTGATGGTTTCGATATTTCGGATGCAGATAAATTCAAACCAAAAGATGTTGAATAA